Proteins found in one Paenibacillus borealis genomic segment:
- a CDS encoding STM4015 family protein — translation MTVVKLSIDYDAFEEGKRIETEIEQLSNSPEAAAVSSLTIGDWGQAYENSPEDAIQALVKHSASFPALRRLFIGEMGYEECEISWITQTDLSPLLPAYPELQSLTVQGGTNLRLSQLQHDKLEELIIITGGLGKNVLADIAAANLPNLQKLELYLGVDNYGFDGGLEDLYPLIEPGKFPKLTYLGLKNSEIQDEIAAALADAPILDQLETLDLSLGTLSDTGAEALLASPRIKGLKLLNLSRHYMSDGLIERWKKSGLPVDVSDQQKTDDDDDWRYPSITE, via the coding sequence ATGACAGTAGTGAAGCTCAGTATCGATTACGATGCATTTGAAGAAGGCAAGCGGATAGAGACAGAGATCGAACAATTGAGTAACAGCCCCGAAGCCGCTGCCGTTAGCAGCCTTACGATTGGCGATTGGGGGCAAGCCTACGAGAACAGCCCGGAGGATGCCATCCAGGCGCTGGTGAAGCACAGTGCAAGTTTCCCTGCGCTGCGGAGGCTGTTTATCGGCGAAATGGGCTATGAGGAATGTGAAATCTCATGGATTACCCAAACCGACCTCTCACCGCTGCTTCCCGCTTATCCGGAGCTGCAGTCATTGACTGTGCAGGGCGGCACGAATCTGCGGCTGAGCCAACTGCAGCATGACAAGCTGGAAGAGCTGATTATTATTACAGGCGGACTCGGCAAAAATGTCCTGGCCGATATCGCCGCCGCCAATCTGCCGAATCTGCAAAAGCTGGAACTATATCTGGGCGTGGACAACTACGGCTTTGACGGCGGTCTGGAAGACCTGTATCCGCTGATCGAACCCGGAAAGTTCCCCAAGCTTACTTACCTTGGACTCAAAAACAGTGAAATCCAGGATGAAATCGCTGCTGCGCTAGCCGATGCGCCTATTCTCGATCAGCTCGAGACGCTCGACCTCTCGCTCGGAACCCTTAGCGATACCGGCGCCGAGGCACTGCTCGCCAGTCCCCGGATTAAAGGGCTGAAGCTGCTCAACCTGAGCCGTCATTATATGTCGGACGGATTGATTGAGCGCTGGAAGAAGAGCGGATTGCCGGTTGATGTCAGCGACCAGCAAAAGACAGACGACGATGACGATTGGCGCTATCCGTCGATTACAGAGTGA
- a CDS encoding nucleoside recognition domain-containing protein, with the protein MESPHAINGHEPLDSLLTAAKKLADKGAIRDEIVSGIYGVSAGICSDAVTYHDKKKLGSTYKLDNIVTSKLWGFPIMLAGLGLVFWITIAGANYPSSWLASLFSWIEGYLTAGFTAVHAPAWLHGVLVLGLYRGTSWVISVMLPPMMIFFPVFALLENFGYLPRVAFNMDRLFKKSGGHGKQALTMSMGFGCNAAAILSTRIIESPRERMLAILTNNFVPCNGRWPTLILLSSMFMVGAATTGMLRTFSTALVLMGIVLVGITVTLSVSWVMSRTALRGVPTHYTLELPPYRRPQIWKTIVRSSKEKSLNVLTRAIVVAAPAGIITWILGNVFVGGESVLNHMAAFFDPFAQLLGMDGFIIMAFILGLPANEIVLPILLMGYMSSGAMVDIEGLGSIKDIFLSHGWTWLTALNMMLFSLLHYPCGTTLVNIYKETKSMKWAVLSAVIPLGIAIAVTFVVAAAARLFGWV; encoded by the coding sequence ATGGAATCACCGCATGCCATTAACGGCCACGAGCCGCTGGATTCTCTGCTCACAGCCGCTAAGAAGCTGGCAGACAAAGGGGCGATCCGCGATGAGATTGTCAGCGGGATTTACGGCGTATCCGCCGGCATCTGCAGCGATGCAGTCACCTACCATGATAAGAAGAAGCTGGGCAGCACCTATAAACTGGACAATATCGTTACCTCCAAGCTCTGGGGCTTCCCCATCATGCTTGCCGGTCTCGGCCTCGTATTCTGGATTACGATTGCCGGAGCCAACTATCCTTCAAGCTGGCTTGCCTCCCTCTTCAGCTGGATTGAAGGTTATCTGACCGCCGGATTCACAGCTGTTCATGCGCCCGCCTGGCTGCACGGTGTCCTTGTGCTCGGACTGTACCGCGGAACCTCATGGGTCATCAGTGTCATGCTGCCGCCGATGATGATTTTCTTTCCGGTGTTTGCGCTGCTGGAGAATTTCGGATATCTGCCCCGGGTAGCTTTTAACATGGACCGTTTATTCAAGAAATCCGGCGGTCACGGCAAGCAAGCCTTGACGATGTCGATGGGCTTCGGCTGCAACGCTGCCGCCATCCTCTCTACCCGCATTATTGAATCGCCCCGTGAACGGATGCTGGCTATTCTGACCAACAACTTCGTGCCCTGCAACGGCCGCTGGCCGACACTCATTCTGCTCTCCTCCATGTTCATGGTCGGCGCCGCCACAACCGGAATGCTGCGTACATTCTCAACAGCTCTGGTGCTGATGGGCATCGTGCTGGTCGGCATTACCGTAACTCTGAGTGTATCCTGGGTCATGTCCAGGACAGCACTGCGCGGTGTGCCCACCCACTACACGCTCGAACTTCCGCCGTACCGGCGCCCGCAAATCTGGAAGACGATTGTCCGCTCCTCCAAAGAGAAATCGCTGAATGTACTGACCCGTGCCATCGTCGTCGCCGCTCCAGCCGGCATTATTACCTGGATTCTCGGCAATGTTTTTGTCGGTGGAGAGAGTGTGCTTAACCATATGGCAGCGTTCTTCGATCCATTCGCCCAGCTGCTCGGTATGGACGGCTTCATTATCATGGCCTTCATCCTTGGGCTGCCGGCCAATGAAATTGTGCTGCCGATCCTGCTCATGGGCTACATGTCCTCAGGTGCCATGGTTGATATCGAAGGCCTGGGCAGTATTAAGGATATCTTCCTGAGCCACGGCTGGACCTGGCTGACGGCGCTGAATATGATGCTGTTCTCCCTGCTTCACTATCCTTGTGGCACCACGCTGGTGAACATCTACAAGGAGACCAAAAGCATGAAGTGGGCGGTGCTCTCGGCCGTGATTCCGCTCGGCATCGCTATCGCGGTTACCTTTGTGGTGGCAGCAGCTGCCCGGTTGTTCGGCTGGGTATGA
- a CDS encoding FeoB small GTPase domain-containing protein — protein sequence MSQYTVAFAGNPNTGKSTLFNLLTGMRQHTGNWAGKTVVTAEGGFSHKEHTYLAVDLPGTYSLYSNSADEEAARDYIIFEQPDVTLVVLDATSLERNLNLALQVLEITGRAVVCINLIDEARRLGIDINLKRIAKRLGVPVTAISARNKIGIEALLDQIERVATGAFTAEPLKITYNKEIEQGIAELIPMVEQTVGSRYPARWIALRLLDGDHSLLTSLKAHMGRKDIPVSEEVVGHGITACH from the coding sequence TTGAGCCAGTACACTGTCGCTTTTGCAGGCAACCCCAACACAGGAAAAAGCACGCTGTTCAATCTGCTGACCGGCATGCGCCAGCACACCGGCAACTGGGCGGGCAAAACCGTGGTCACCGCCGAAGGCGGGTTCTCCCACAAGGAACACACATACTTGGCCGTTGATCTTCCGGGTACCTACTCGCTTTACTCCAACTCCGCCGACGAAGAGGCCGCGAGGGACTATATTATTTTCGAGCAGCCGGATGTGACGCTGGTGGTACTGGATGCTACCTCGCTGGAACGCAACCTTAACCTTGCCCTGCAGGTACTGGAGATTACCGGCCGCGCGGTGGTCTGCATCAATCTGATTGATGAAGCCCGCCGGCTTGGAATTGACATAAATCTGAAGCGAATCGCTAAGAGGCTCGGCGTTCCCGTAACCGCTATTTCTGCCCGTAACAAAATCGGTATTGAAGCGCTTCTTGATCAGATCGAACGCGTGGCCACCGGTGCCTTCACGGCAGAGCCGCTGAAGATTACTTACAATAAGGAAATTGAGCAAGGCATTGCCGAGCTGATTCCTATGGTTGAGCAGACGGTCGGCTCAAGATACCCCGCACGCTGGATTGCCCTTCGTCTGCTGGACGGTGATCACAGTCTGCTTACTTCACTCAAAGCCCACATGGGCCGCAAGGATATTCCCGTAAGCGAGGAGGTAGTCGGCCATGGAATCACCGCATGCCATTAA
- a CDS encoding FeoA family protein: MAEAVIPLSEAVNGSTLRISGIEVQGVLRRRLLDLGFVVGNSVEVLRRSPLGDPTAFRVSNTTIALRREESSLIYGKLIGGGEA, translated from the coding sequence ATGGCTGAAGCCGTTATTCCATTGTCCGAAGCTGTGAACGGCAGCACGCTGCGCATCAGCGGCATTGAAGTTCAGGGTGTGCTGCGGAGAAGACTGCTGGATCTCGGATTTGTCGTCGGAAATAGCGTAGAAGTGCTGCGGCGCAGCCCGCTGGGAGATCCTACGGCATTTCGGGTAAGTAACACAACGATTGCCCTCCGCCGGGAAGAGAGCTCATTAATCTATGGGAAATTGATTGGAGGCGGTGAAGCTTGA
- a CDS encoding GerAB/ArcD/ProY family transporter produces the protein MPKKEQVSSLQIAFMIMLFEIGSTPLFLLGGKAKQDSWLAMCTGSAAGFILLLLLMWIQHRSLNTDLIGMLKFHFGKFAGSFIGGVYVLYFAYQSMRNVRDLGELTAITMLPRTPMFITMLVFVLLALYAIWKGAEVVFRLPEVLLPVMIFFYIVLVALLGIMGSIDFNRLAPVMDGGLMPIVKAALPDIVSFPFGQMIVFLMLWSLWEKPGVPVKYTVNAYLLISLFLIFMNALNVAVLGPTIAGISQLPFLKTVRTLSNLKFVERLDILVTIQLFLGLLIKMMLFYFCSVKAIAELTGKPAKWWVFPVGAVIYGASFLERDYTQHIAVGLGPSLKLDPLFQVAIPLLLAISILVRSGFRRSA, from the coding sequence ATGCCCAAAAAGGAACAGGTGTCCTCCCTGCAAATCGCGTTCATGATTATGCTGTTTGAAATTGGCAGCACGCCGCTGTTCCTGCTTGGCGGCAAGGCCAAGCAGGATTCATGGCTGGCGATGTGTACAGGTTCAGCCGCCGGCTTCATCCTGCTTCTGCTTCTGATGTGGATCCAGCACCGTTCTCTGAATACAGATCTGATCGGCATGCTTAAATTTCATTTTGGAAAATTTGCCGGCTCGTTCATCGGCGGGGTCTACGTCCTCTATTTCGCCTATCAGTCCATGCGTAATGTCCGTGATTTGGGCGAGCTTACAGCAATCACTATGCTTCCGAGAACCCCTATGTTTATCACGATGTTAGTCTTTGTCCTTCTTGCCCTCTATGCAATCTGGAAGGGGGCTGAGGTTGTGTTCCGGCTGCCGGAGGTTCTGTTGCCGGTGATGATCTTCTTTTACATTGTGCTTGTTGCGCTGCTTGGAATTATGGGGTCGATTGATTTCAATCGGCTGGCTCCGGTCATGGATGGCGGGCTGATGCCAATCGTCAAAGCAGCACTGCCGGATATTGTCTCGTTCCCCTTCGGGCAGATGATCGTATTCCTGATGCTGTGGTCTTTATGGGAGAAGCCCGGTGTGCCGGTGAAATATACAGTGAACGCCTATCTGCTCATCAGCCTGTTCCTGATCTTCATGAATGCACTCAATGTGGCGGTCCTCGGCCCAACCATTGCGGGGATCAGCCAGCTGCCTTTTCTCAAAACCGTCCGGACCTTATCGAACCTTAAGTTTGTGGAACGGCTCGATATCCTGGTAACCATTCAGCTCTTTCTGGGGCTGCTGATCAAGATGATGCTCTTCTACTTCTGTTCGGTAAAAGCCATTGCAGAGCTGACCGGTAAACCGGCGAAATGGTGGGTATTCCCGGTAGGCGCTGTGATCTATGGCGCTTCCTTCCTGGAACGCGATTACACGCAGCATATTGCCGTAGGTCTGGGTCCAAGCCTCAAGCTTGATCCGCTGTTCCAGGTCGCCATCCCCCTGCTGCTGGCGATTTCAATCCTGGTGCGCAGCGGGTTCAGGCGTTCAGCATAG
- a CDS encoding Ger(x)C family spore germination protein, with translation MNTQRKALCLILCLPLLSVLLSGCWDDRELNELGVTSGSAYDWENDQWKATYQVINPSSGASGMGGSGGGSTSSPPFVTFTVKGRTIMEAIERTNLTSTREMFFSHSRITVIGESLAKHGINQLIDMFLRKQDARETVYVFISKGEAGDILDQLMQLTKNQGAGIQLMIEQESRLLSYYPGTRLFELAMSLASESGSAVLPEILLTGPDIMDETSETGRTDLPSRLALGRLGVIKGEKFVGWLSQKQAFGLSFMTDHIETATIAFASQPRKSDKLDASFILQNSTTAVHPVWAKDHFIMDIDIKGSGVLTELGSVMDLNDRNAISQMEESLEQQVVDLVNNSWMEVKKLGADVTGFAVRVHRSDRKRWKQIEKEKSWDSVFKEIEIRPRVSFQIERTGLSNKSFKSVQQE, from the coding sequence ATGAACACACAGAGAAAAGCACTGTGCCTCATCCTCTGTCTCCCGCTTCTGTCCGTCCTTCTCTCCGGCTGCTGGGATGACCGGGAGCTGAACGAGCTGGGGGTTACCTCCGGTTCAGCCTATGACTGGGAGAACGACCAGTGGAAAGCTACCTATCAGGTCATCAACCCCTCTTCCGGTGCAAGCGGGATGGGCGGCAGCGGAGGAGGAAGTACAAGTTCACCGCCGTTCGTCACTTTTACGGTAAAAGGCCGGACGATTATGGAAGCGATCGAACGGACCAATCTGACCAGTACGCGTGAGATGTTCTTCTCCCATTCGCGGATTACAGTCATCGGGGAAAGTCTGGCCAAGCATGGCATCAATCAGCTGATCGACATGTTCCTGCGCAAGCAGGATGCCCGGGAAACGGTATATGTTTTCATCTCCAAAGGCGAAGCGGGCGATATCCTTGATCAGCTGATGCAATTGACCAAAAACCAGGGCGCCGGTATCCAGCTCATGATTGAACAGGAGTCGCGGCTGCTGTCCTATTATCCCGGTACCCGCCTGTTTGAGCTGGCGATGTCCCTTGCCTCCGAGTCCGGGAGTGCAGTATTGCCGGAGATTCTGCTTACGGGACCTGACATTATGGATGAGACCAGCGAGACCGGCCGTACAGATCTGCCTTCACGTCTGGCACTGGGCAGACTGGGCGTAATCAAAGGCGAGAAGTTTGTGGGCTGGCTCAGCCAGAAACAGGCCTTCGGCTTGTCTTTTATGACAGACCATATTGAGACCGCAACCATCGCATTCGCTTCCCAGCCCCGGAAGAGCGACAAGCTTGACGCCTCATTTATTCTTCAGAATTCAACCACTGCTGTGCATCCCGTCTGGGCTAAAGACCATTTCATTATGGATATAGACATCAAGGGCAGCGGGGTGTTGACGGAGCTGGGGAGCGTCATGGACCTGAATGACCGCAATGCCATCAGCCAAATGGAAGAATCCCTGGAACAGCAGGTAGTGGATCTCGTGAATAACTCCTGGATGGAGGTCAAAAAGCTCGGCGCTGATGTCACAGGATTCGCGGTAAGAGTCCACCGCAGCGACCGCAAGCGCTGGAAGCAGATCGAGAAGGAGAAAAGCTGGGACAGCGTATTTAAGGAGATTGAGATCCGCCCGCGTGTCTCGTTCCAGATTGAACGGACAGGTCTCAGCAATAAATCGTTCAAGTCCGTCCAGCAGGAGTAA
- a CDS encoding GerAB/ArcD/ProY family transporter: MNGKIGTTQASMLVVNTILPTATVVLPVIITNYSEQDAPLSIIMSTLAGLLVAAIVGTVIRCSDGAPFLDWVREKSSPVVSTILGLLMLQFYLDTTATILREFVNFIKDNVLVETPVIVLVILILFITIYIVRQGIESMARVNSLVILLYFVFVPLYLFGLFSDLNVHNLLPMFDHNLAELTLASLTPTTWMSEVAVLLFLAPYLQYPQRARIIGWTGLLFVSALMMFSLISALMTFGPDFLKLSAYPGFSTVGIIRIGRFIEKLDILFISYWVLSIYLKFAIFLFVTVECFKQTFRVSSSRPFIGALGLLIALECLFTWQSSAKLNNYNKEGRFVVFFLFNVLVPLGAILLYRVQKSRSKRKGLET; the protein is encoded by the coding sequence GTGAACGGAAAAATTGGCACTACCCAGGCATCCATGCTGGTCGTTAACACTATTCTGCCGACAGCCACCGTCGTACTGCCCGTCATTATCACCAATTATTCGGAGCAGGACGCGCCGCTGTCCATTATTATGTCCACCCTGGCCGGACTGCTCGTTGCGGCAATTGTCGGGACCGTCATACGCTGCAGCGACGGCGCTCCTTTTCTGGACTGGGTCCGTGAGAAAAGCTCGCCGGTTGTCTCCACTATTCTCGGCCTGCTGATGCTGCAGTTCTATCTGGATACAACGGCAACCATCCTTCGTGAATTCGTCAATTTCATTAAGGATAACGTGCTGGTCGAAACCCCGGTCATTGTACTTGTGATCCTGATTCTGTTCATCACAATCTATATAGTCCGGCAGGGCATCGAATCTATGGCCCGGGTGAACAGCCTGGTCATTCTGCTCTATTTCGTCTTCGTTCCCCTGTACCTGTTCGGCTTGTTCAGCGATCTGAATGTGCATAATTTATTGCCGATGTTCGATCATAACCTGGCTGAATTAACGCTGGCCAGCCTGACCCCGACCACCTGGATGTCTGAAGTGGCGGTGCTGCTGTTTCTGGCCCCCTACCTGCAATATCCGCAGAGAGCGCGGATTATCGGCTGGACCGGGCTGCTGTTTGTCTCTGCTCTGATGATGTTCTCCCTGATCTCGGCCTTGATGACATTCGGTCCGGATTTCCTCAAGCTTAGCGCTTATCCGGGCTTCTCTACCGTGGGCATTATAAGAATCGGACGCTTCATAGAGAAGCTGGATATTCTGTTTATCTCCTATTGGGTGCTGTCGATTTATCTTAAATTTGCGATCTTCCTGTTTGTGACGGTAGAGTGCTTTAAGCAGACTTTCCGGGTCAGCAGCAGCAGGCCCTTTATCGGTGCGCTAGGTCTGCTCATTGCGCTGGAATGCCTGTTCACCTGGCAAAGCTCAGCCAAGCTCAACAACTACAACAAGGAAGGGCGTTTTGTAGTCTTCTTCCTGTTCAATGTGCTCGTGCCGTTGGGGGCTATCCTGCTGTACCGGGTCCAGAAATCCAGGTCCAAGCGGAAAGGGTTGGAAACATGA
- a CDS encoding spore germination protein yields the protein MPQNQQKGRKTAKDPVETSVPAPLPLNPSLEVNLQEIGKRIGSSSDIVIRNFTNESLSSLSLTFIYIDGLVNADAVNQTVLQPLMESVTLKGDTITAEAAFSMIKDQMLPVGGVKEGKTLEVLLAMLFEGYTLILFEGLQVALAADTSGWEKRSINEPTSQGVIRGPKEGFTESLRTGTSMLRRRLKTTDLRIEEYKIGQRTQTGIAIIYLKGIASEQVLTEIRRRLDAINTDAILESNYIEEFIQDGGLTPFPTIQNTERPDAVAGGILEGQIGIIIDGTPFALLAPSTFFNFFQSSEDYYQRYDISSFLRLIRYGAFFVSMLLPALYIAVTTFHQEMLPTTLLISLAAQREGVPLPALAEALLMELTFDVLREAGVRMPRTIGPAISIVGALVLGQAAVQAGLVSAAMVIVVSFTAISNFVIPSLAIANSIRLIRFVMMFIASTLGLFGIMSFMMVLLIHMAGLRSFGVPYLSPVAPMIPRYLKDIFIRVPLWSMSMRPKTDLGKETRRQGPNQKPQPVEGANQGSPEQPKPQGEDPE from the coding sequence ATGCCGCAGAATCAGCAGAAAGGCCGGAAGACAGCTAAGGATCCCGTGGAAACCTCTGTGCCCGCACCGCTCCCCCTGAACCCTTCACTTGAAGTGAATTTGCAGGAAATCGGAAAGCGGATCGGCAGCAGCTCGGATATCGTCATCCGCAACTTCACCAATGAATCCTTGAGCTCCCTTTCCCTTACTTTCATATACATTGACGGCCTGGTGAATGCCGATGCTGTCAACCAGACGGTGCTCCAGCCATTGATGGAAAGTGTAACGCTGAAAGGGGATACGATTACCGCCGAAGCTGCCTTCAGTATGATCAAGGATCAGATGCTGCCGGTCGGGGGCGTCAAGGAAGGCAAAACGCTGGAGGTTCTGCTGGCTATGCTCTTTGAAGGCTATACGCTGATTCTGTTCGAAGGACTTCAGGTCGCACTGGCTGCGGATACCTCCGGCTGGGAGAAGAGAAGCATCAACGAACCTACTTCCCAGGGTGTCATCCGTGGTCCCAAGGAAGGCTTCACGGAAAGCCTGCGCACAGGCACCTCCATGCTGCGCCGCCGGCTCAAAACTACCGATCTGCGGATCGAAGAATATAAAATCGGCCAGCGCACCCAAACCGGCATCGCTATCATTTATTTGAAGGGCATCGCCAGCGAACAAGTCCTGACAGAAATCCGCCGCCGGCTTGATGCCATTAATACGGACGCCATTCTGGAGAGCAACTATATTGAGGAATTCATCCAGGACGGGGGTCTGACGCCCTTCCCTACCATTCAGAATACTGAACGTCCTGATGCCGTAGCCGGAGGCATACTGGAAGGACAAATCGGGATTATTATTGACGGCACTCCCTTTGCCCTGCTGGCGCCGTCTACCTTCTTCAACTTCTTTCAGTCCAGTGAAGACTACTACCAGCGGTATGATATTTCATCCTTTCTGCGGCTGATCCGCTACGGGGCTTTCTTTGTGTCCATGCTGCTGCCGGCGCTCTATATTGCAGTCACTACCTTTCACCAGGAAATGCTGCCGACGACCCTGCTGATCAGCCTGGCTGCCCAGCGTGAAGGGGTGCCGCTGCCCGCACTGGCAGAGGCTCTGCTGATGGAGCTTACCTTCGATGTGCTGCGCGAAGCCGGGGTGCGCATGCCGCGCACTATCGGTCCGGCCATCTCCATCGTCGGAGCGCTGGTGCTGGGGCAGGCCGCCGTTCAGGCCGGGCTTGTCTCAGCGGCTATGGTTATTGTGGTCTCTTTTACCGCCATCTCGAACTTTGTGATTCCGTCACTGGCGATCGCCAACTCGATCCGGCTGATCCGCTTTGTGATGATGTTCATCGCTTCAACGCTTGGCTTGTTTGGCATCATGTCCTTCATGATGGTGCTCCTGATCCATATGGCGGGATTGCGTTCGTTCGGTGTGCCCTATCTGTCTCCGGTAGCACCGATGATTCCTCGTTATCTGAAGGACATCTTCATCCGCGTTCCGCTCTGGAGCATGTCCATGCGTCCCAAGACCGATCTCGGCAAAGAAACCCGCAGACAAGGGCCAAACCAGAAGCCTCAGCCGGTTGAAGGAGCGAATCAGGGATCTCCGGAACAGCCGAAACCGCAGGGGGAGGATCCAGAGTGA
- a CDS encoding phosphodiester glycosidase family protein, which translates to MKKMSVLFTAFCLLAVLLSPLQSRAAAAAPAKLAVYVDKENHSFIPLRFLNGFAGIQSVVSSAGGQIQVTRDDLSVTFTPGTAGASVNGKPVPSGERPFSENGMTYIPLALVSQTLGIQLQWNKEAASLTLTSGEATATLPVQNGALINSGTPAIVSGKHIYKVGGRSFAVQTVTVSLLHPSVKLDAVLAGNTVGKTEALASIAKRSNAAAAINGTFFDAYTKGTYYAPYGYIISGGKMLKNSPGDKRTVFAYDGNLLAELIPGSEFKNRFDSGSIQGAIQAGPRLLVNGKVSLNVLAEGFKDPKILTGGGSRSALGLTRDHKLILLTSGGATIPQLAEIMKQAGAYQAMNLDGGASSGLYYNGKYLTTPGRLISNALVVQTK; encoded by the coding sequence ATGAAAAAAATGTCTGTCCTCTTCACCGCCTTCTGTCTGCTTGCTGTGCTTCTTTCCCCTTTGCAATCCCGGGCCGCTGCGGCTGCGCCAGCTAAACTTGCCGTCTATGTGGACAAGGAGAACCATTCGTTCATTCCGCTAAGATTCCTGAATGGCTTCGCCGGCATCCAGTCTGTAGTAAGCTCTGCTGGAGGCCAGATCCAGGTAACACGCGATGACTTGTCTGTTACCTTCACTCCAGGCACAGCCGGAGCCTCCGTCAACGGCAAGCCCGTTCCCTCGGGCGAACGCCCCTTTAGTGAAAATGGCATGACCTATATTCCGTTGGCTCTCGTCAGCCAGACGCTTGGCATACAGCTCCAGTGGAATAAAGAAGCCGCATCGCTCACGCTCACGAGCGGCGAAGCAACAGCCACATTACCTGTACAGAATGGCGCCCTGATCAATAGCGGTACGCCTGCTATAGTCAGCGGCAAACATATATACAAGGTCGGCGGACGTTCCTTCGCCGTGCAGACCGTCACAGTCTCCCTGCTGCATCCTTCGGTGAAGCTGGATGCCGTCCTTGCCGGAAATACCGTCGGCAAGACAGAAGCGCTCGCCAGCATCGCGAAGCGCAGCAATGCGGCTGCCGCCATCAACGGTACCTTCTTCGATGCCTACACCAAGGGCACTTATTATGCTCCTTACGGTTATATTATCAGCGGCGGCAAGATGCTGAAGAACAGTCCCGGAGACAAGCGGACCGTATTTGCCTATGACGGCAACCTTCTGGCAGAGCTGATTCCGGGCAGTGAATTCAAGAACCGCTTCGACAGCGGCTCCATTCAAGGAGCTATACAGGCAGGCCCGCGGCTGCTGGTGAACGGCAAGGTATCCCTCAATGTGCTCGCCGAGGGCTTCAAGGATCCGAAGATATTGACAGGCGGAGGCTCCCGCAGTGCGCTGGGTCTGACCCGCGACCACAAGCTGATTCTGCTGACCTCCGGCGGGGCGACCATCCCCCAGCTGGCGGAAATCATGAAGCAGGCTGGGGCTTACCAGGCGATGAATCTGGATGGCGGCGCCTCAAGCGGCCTCTACTATAACGGCAAATATCTGACCACACCCGGCCGCCTGATCAGCAACGCATTGGTCGTCCAGACCAAATAA
- a CDS encoding histidine phosphatase family protein gives MITRIGLIRHGSTLWNQEGRIQGHTDNPLDEEGFRQAAVLAERLSGESWDYIYSSDMLRARQTAEVIAGRLGIPLAGLVPGIREMNGGLIEGTTEKERIERFGSGWKTMDMKLESRDLAQQRGVRAVEEVAARHPGRNVLIVSHGAILRSTLAGLVPSLDLSVVLKNTSVTCIIKDAGGWTCELYNGVGHLNE, from the coding sequence ATGATAACAAGAATAGGCTTGATCCGGCACGGCAGCACACTCTGGAACCAGGAAGGCCGGATACAGGGCCACACGGATAATCCTCTGGACGAGGAGGGCTTCCGGCAGGCAGCTGTACTTGCAGAGCGTCTCAGCGGTGAATCGTGGGATTATATTTATTCAAGCGATATGCTGCGGGCCAGACAGACGGCGGAGGTCATTGCCGGGAGACTGGGGATTCCGCTGGCTGGCCTGGTTCCGGGGATACGGGAAATGAACGGCGGGTTAATAGAAGGGACTACGGAGAAGGAACGGATTGAGCGGTTCGGCAGCGGGTGGAAGACGATGGATATGAAGCTGGAGAGCCGGGACCTGGCCCAGCAGCGGGGTGTACGGGCCGTTGAAGAGGTCGCTGCCCGCCATCCGGGGCGCAATGTACTCATAGTCAGTCATGGCGCCATTCTGCGCAGTACGCTGGCAGGACTTGTTCCTTCACTGGATCTCAGTGTAGTGCTGAAGAATACTTCAGTTACCTGTATTATCAAAGACGCTGGCGGCTGGACCTGCGAGCTGTACAATGGCGTGGGGCATCTGAACGAATAG